AATCACCCGGGAATCGATATCATTCAAGGAAAACCTTGATTTGAAATTCATTTTTTAGTTTGTTCCCAATTCAAAGGTCTTAATCCTTGTGATAAAAATTTTCCATTTCTTCAAGCAGAGACAGCAGATGAAATATTATATGCTAATGTTATTGTTAATAAAATAATCGAGGCAATTCCACCAAACATTCAATATCTAGCATCTGGGACAATTCCTTTTGCTGCATTATGAATTCTAGAACCTAAATCAATCAAACCTTGAACTCCACCAATTTTACTTCATGTTAAACCAAAAGCAAAAGGTACAAAAACAAAGTAAAATAGCGATGTGAATAAAAGCATAATAAAACCTTTTAAATACTGTTTGAAAATAAGTATTTCAGCACTCCCTGGTAATATTAAATTAAGTAACATAGCTTTTCAATTACTATATTTATTAGCTTCTATTGGGATAGATTTTTGAGCTTCTAAAATTTGTGATTTATATAATTTAGTAAAAATTTTCTTTTTATATAGTAATTTTGAAAAATTAGTTTTTAATATTAATTTATTTTTAAATTCTGAATTTTGTAATTTTAATTCATTAATTTCATCATTTACGAAATTTTTTATTTTTTGTAAATTTGTTTTATAAGCTTTTTTAGTTATTTCTTTATTTTTTAACATTTTTTTTAGATTTATTTGCTCATTTTTAAAATTATTTTTTAAATCATTATTTTTATTATTAAGTAATATGGCATTTTTTTTGTTTTTATCTTTATCAGTTAGATACAAACTATAAATTGCATTTTTATATTCCAAATTTGATTTTAATAATTCTTGACTAAAATCTTTAACATAGTTAAAAGCAGCATTGGATTTAGCTTCTAAAAATTCACTTTCATATGAACTATCTTTTAAAATTTTTGATTTTTCTTGATAATATAAAGCTTTGACATATAAAATCTTATTTTGTTTTCTTCAATAATTTTTAATTAAGCTAAAATTGTTTTTTAAAAGTTTTGTTAAAACAATTTTATTTAAACTTTTATCTTCTAAATAATATTTTTTACTTTTATTTATTTCATTATGAAATTCATTTAGAATTTTTGAATTATTTAAATTATCTTTTAATTTACTATAAATATTTTTTATTTTTTCAGAATCTAAATTGTAAAAATTATTGATTAAAATAGTTTTTTTATATTTCATTTCAAATAAATGAAGTTTTTTAATTAGTTGTAAATTGTTTTTGTATTTATTTTTAATTTTTAAAATATCATTTTTTTGTTTTAAATAAAAATTTTTTAATTTTGTTTCTTTTAATTTTTGCAATTCTAAAAGTTTTTGTTTGTTTGAAAGTAATTTTTTATTCGCTTGATTTTTTTTCTGTTTTATTAAATTGGTTTGTTCAAAATATTCTTTATTATATGAATACTCTATATTTTTAATTTTATTTTCAAAACTTATTTTAATTTCTTTTTTATTTTGTAAAAATTTCTTTTTGGATTCTTTTTTTATTATTTTAATATCTTTTAATTTAAGTTGTTTCTTTTTTTGTAAATCATTAAGTTTTAAAACTAATTTAGAGTAAAAAAATATAATTTTTTCTTTGTTATTGTCTTTATTTAAAATTGTTTTTTCATAATCATTTAGTTTTAATCTATCTAATATTGAAATATCATTTATTTCTAAATTTTTTGTTGACAAATAATATTTTTTAGAAATATTTAAAAAAGCTAATTTTTTAAACTCTTTTTGTTCAATTTCTTGAGCATCCAAAATTAAACCTTTAATAATTTTTTCTTTTGTATGAATATCATCAGATGTATTTTTTAAAAGTTCAAAATAATTTTGAACATAACGCTTTGATTCTTTAAGTTTTAAGTTTATTTTTTTTATTTCAAATTTAATTAAATTTTTTAAATTATTACTAATATTTAATTCTTTGATACTTTGTTTTTGTATATTTAAATCATTACTATAAGCAATCTTTAAAGTTTTTAAAGTGGTATTTTTTTTGTTTTCTAAAGCATTCTTAGCTTTTAAAAATAATTGTTTATTATTTTTTTTATTATTATAAATTTTTATTTTTTCTCTATTATAAACATTATTTATTTGTTGTTTATAGTAATAAAAATCTAATTTTTGGTCATTTATTTTTTTATCAAATCTATGACCATATCAATTTCAAAAATAAATTTTTTCCACATTTCCACCTAAAGTTTGTACTTTATAACCTTATTAAGCATTTTTAATTGATAAATTTTAAAAACAAAGTAAATAAATGTTAATACTATAATAGCCAAAATTAAATTCATAACAATTATTAAAACTAAACGAAAAGTATTATCATAAAAATCTTTATTTATTAAATTAGAAGTAAAAATAGCTGCAAACAAAATCAATCAAAGTATTGCAAAAAAATAACCAAATCCTTTATTTTTAACAAAAATTAAATTAAATAAATAAAAAATTATTACTAAATAGTTAAAAACAAAAACAAAAATTTTAATAGTTAAAAATTTTCTAATTTTTTCATCAAAAGTTGATGGTGTTAAACCATCATATTGTTTTGTTCCAAAAACAACAATATCTAAAATTCAAAAAGATAAGAAAATAACATAAATAGAGAGTAAAATTATTTTAAAATAAAATATTTTTCTCTCTATTAAAAATTTATTATTCATTTTTTATAACTAATCTGAAATAAAATCTTCAGAATTTGAACTATTTAGTGCGGATACTTTATCAGAATATAATTTATCAAATTTATCAGCAAATGCTTTTTTTAGTTCATCTAAAGTCTTAATTGT
This Mesomycoplasma neurolyticum DNA region includes the following protein-coding sequences:
- a CDS encoding carbohydrate ABC transporter permease produces the protein MEKIYFWNWYGHRFDKKINDQKLDFYYYKQQINNVYNREKIKIYNNKKNNKQLFLKAKNALENKKNTTLKTLKIAYSNDLNIQKQSIKELNISNNLKNLIKFEIKKINLKLKESKRYVQNYFELLKNTSDDIHTKEKIIKGLILDAQEIEQKEFKKLAFLNISKKYYLSTKNLEINDISILDRLKLNDYEKTILNKDNNKEKIIFFYSKLVLKLNDLQKKKQLKLKDIKIIKKESKKKFLQNKKEIKISFENKIKNIEYSYNKEYFEQTNLIKQKKNQANKKLLSNKQKLLELQKLKETKLKNFYLKQKNDILKIKNKYKNNLQLIKKLHLFEMKYKKTILINNFYNLDSEKIKNIYSKLKDNLNNSKILNEFHNEINKSKKYYLEDKSLNKIVLTKLLKNNFSLIKNYWRKQNKILYVKALYYQEKSKILKDSSYESEFLEAKSNAAFNYVKDFSQELLKSNLEYKNAIYSLYLTDKDKNKKNAILLNNKNNDLKNNFKNEQINLKKMLKNKEITKKAYKTNLQKIKNFVNDEINELKLQNSEFKNKLILKTNFSKLLYKKKIFTKLYKSQILEAQKSIPIEANKYSNWKAMLLNLILPGSAEILIFKQYLKGFIMLLFTSLFYFVFVPFAFGLTWSKIGGVQGLIDLGSRIHNAAKGIVPDARYWMFGGIASIILLTITLAYNISSAVSAWRNGKFLSQGLRPLNWEQTKKWISNQGFPWMISIPGWFLIAFIVITPLLTSFLLSLSNTGFQHEPPGKTVDWVGFSQYGKWWIFRNNGLVLSLFRVMTWTFIWTFSAGFLVIIVGVIFALLVNNQHIKFKKFFRLIYIIPWAIPAFVTIIFLKSIFQADNDSLVNNILINLGIIKNGINYFSNIHTTRFLLIVIQTWLGHSYIFLLITGNLQSISKDVYEAASIDGANKKRQFSQITLPILLNSLMPLLIGQFIFMFNNFTIISLFSGGGPAYSQPTVFLEAGTDIMISWIFKLTQGTVQIDGNTAFASALVILSSSISVGFAAYGFAKNIKKGNN